Proteins from a single region of Streptomyces sp. TN58:
- a CDS encoding ABATE domain-containing protein, whose amino-acid sequence MDEKPAAPDTGQTPLPPPPGADRYRSLDFADTTANLPAGHGYDLLAAPESAMRWLAAHELTTPDVQLYEMCAQRMRTLRGHVRALFAARVDGTTPPEASLRAVNEALTAVPTAPLLAWDEARGPRRVQAHPTDRAVNHALAILAADAADLLTGPDADILAACGAAPCDRFLMRTHGRRHWCSTRCGDRVRAARAYARRTGATD is encoded by the coding sequence ATGGATGAGAAGCCGGCCGCCCCCGACACCGGGCAGACCCCGCTGCCCCCGCCGCCGGGTGCCGACCGGTACCGGTCCCTGGACTTCGCCGACACCACCGCGAACCTCCCCGCAGGCCACGGCTACGACCTGCTCGCCGCACCCGAGTCCGCCATGCGCTGGCTCGCCGCCCACGAGCTGACCACCCCCGACGTGCAGCTCTACGAGATGTGCGCGCAGCGGATGCGTACCCTCCGCGGACACGTGCGCGCCCTGTTCGCCGCCCGCGTCGACGGCACCACCCCGCCCGAGGCGTCCCTGCGCGCGGTGAACGAAGCCCTCACGGCGGTCCCCACCGCGCCCCTCCTCGCCTGGGACGAAGCCCGGGGCCCGCGCCGCGTCCAGGCGCACCCCACGGACCGGGCCGTCAACCACGCGCTGGCGATCCTCGCCGCCGACGCCGCCGACCTGCTCACCGGCCCGGACGCCGACATCCTCGCCGCCTGCGGCGCCGCCCCCTGCGACCGGTTCCTCATGCGCACCCACGGCCGGCGCCACTGGTGCTCCACCCGCTGCGGCGACCGCGTCCGCGCAGCCCGCGCCTACGCCCGCCGCACGGGCGCCACGGACTGA
- a CDS encoding 3-oxoacyl-ACP reductase has product MSLPLEGLCAVVTGAGRGLGRAEAIELARLGASVVVNDFGQPGRDGSGEASAAPAQEVAEEIRAAGGQAVAHLGDVADFEQARELVELAVSTYGKLDVLVNNAGILRDRMVFSMSEEEWDSVIRVHLKGHFNTTRFASAHWRERSKAAGGPVYGRIVNTSSEAFLGGSAGQPNYAAAKGGIVGLTTSTALALAKYGVTANAICPRARTRMTEDVFAGFEVPEDGRLDALAPEHVAPLVGYLASPASARANGQLFVVHGGIVVVMERPKVAAKFDTGKESFSYEELDAVLTPHYDSRPANETFAAPEVLGLRHG; this is encoded by the coding sequence ATGTCACTCCCACTTGAGGGGCTCTGCGCCGTCGTCACCGGCGCGGGCCGCGGACTCGGCCGGGCCGAGGCGATCGAGCTCGCGCGGCTGGGCGCGAGCGTGGTCGTCAACGACTTCGGCCAGCCCGGCCGGGACGGCTCGGGCGAGGCCTCGGCCGCCCCGGCGCAGGAGGTCGCCGAGGAGATCCGCGCCGCGGGCGGGCAGGCCGTCGCGCACCTCGGCGACGTGGCCGACTTCGAGCAGGCGCGCGAGCTGGTCGAGTTGGCGGTGAGCACTTACGGGAAGCTCGACGTCCTGGTGAACAACGCGGGCATCCTCCGCGACCGGATGGTCTTCTCGATGTCGGAGGAGGAGTGGGACTCGGTGATCCGAGTCCACCTCAAGGGCCACTTCAACACCACCCGTTTCGCCTCGGCGCACTGGCGCGAACGGTCCAAGGCCGCGGGCGGGCCGGTGTACGGCCGGATCGTCAACACCTCCTCGGAGGCATTCCTCGGCGGTTCGGCCGGCCAGCCCAACTACGCCGCGGCCAAGGGCGGCATCGTGGGTCTGACGACCTCGACCGCCCTGGCCCTGGCGAAGTACGGGGTGACGGCGAACGCCATCTGCCCGCGCGCCCGCACCCGTATGACGGAGGACGTCTTCGCCGGCTTCGAGGTCCCGGAGGACGGCCGGCTGGACGCCCTCGCCCCCGAGCACGTCGCCCCGCTCGTCGGCTACCTGGCGTCACCCGCCTCCGCCAGGGCCAACGGGCAGCTCTTCGTCGTCCACGGCGGCATCGTGGTCGTCATGGAACGCCCGAAGGTCGCCGCCAAGTTCGACACGGGCAAGGAGTCCTTCTCCTACGAGGAGCTCGACGCGGTCCTCACCCCGCACTACGACTCCCGCCCGGCGAACGAGACCTTCGCCGCGCCGGAGGTCCTGGGCCTCAGGCACGGCTGA
- a CDS encoding MerR family transcriptional regulator, which translates to MRIGEIAAVVGVTTRAIRHYHHVGLLAEPERRPNGYRAYTVRDAVLLARVRRLTELGLSLDEVRDVLADDAGRDLADVLQELDADLARQEAEIQERRRRLAVLLAAGPGAGEPLSPALAALLEKAPRTTSPTAAKDREHLTLLDATGVGGEEVYAALGPLAADPGVLALYERLDELADAAVDDPRIPGLAAELVAAVPEEVFAAIPRDGVVVPGFKEALLADYAPAQAEVVRRVMEAFMERGRG; encoded by the coding sequence ATGCGGATCGGAGAGATCGCCGCGGTCGTCGGTGTCACCACCCGGGCGATCCGGCACTACCACCATGTCGGCCTGCTCGCGGAACCGGAGCGGCGCCCCAACGGATACCGGGCCTACACCGTCCGGGACGCCGTCCTGCTGGCCCGCGTACGCCGGCTCACCGAGCTCGGCCTCAGCCTCGACGAGGTGCGCGACGTCCTCGCGGACGACGCCGGGCGCGACCTGGCCGACGTACTTCAGGAGCTCGACGCCGACCTCGCCCGCCAGGAGGCCGAGATCCAGGAGCGGCGGCGACGGCTCGCCGTACTGCTGGCCGCCGGGCCGGGAGCGGGCGAACCGCTCTCGCCCGCGCTCGCCGCACTGCTGGAGAAGGCGCCGCGGACCACGTCCCCGACCGCCGCGAAGGACCGCGAACACCTGACGCTCCTCGACGCGACCGGTGTCGGCGGCGAGGAGGTCTACGCCGCACTCGGGCCGCTGGCCGCCGACCCCGGAGTGCTCGCCCTGTACGAGCGGCTGGACGAACTCGCCGACGCCGCCGTGGACGATCCGCGGATCCCGGGCCTCGCGGCGGAGCTGGTGGCGGCCGTCCCCGAGGAGGTGTTCGCGGCGATCCCGCGGGACGGGGTGGTCGTGCCCGGGTTCAAAGAGGCACTGCTCGCCGACTACGCACCCGCGCAGGCGGAGGTCGTCCGCCGGGTCATGGAAGCCTTCATGGAGAGGGGACGGGGATGA
- a CDS encoding Nif3-like dinuclear metal center hexameric protein, producing the protein MPRLSEVIAALDALWPPSRAEQWDAVGTVCGDPEAEVGRVLFAVDPVQEIADEAVELGADLIVTHHPLYLRGTTTVEAGTFKGRVVHTLIKNDIALHVAHTNADTADPGVSDALAGALDLRITGPLVPDPSDPEGRRGLGRICELDSSEPLREFAARCAAWLPPTAQGIRVAGDPDAMIRRVAVSGGSGDSLLAEVRAAGVDAFVTADLRHHPVSEAREQSPLALVDAAHWATEWPWCEQAAAQLDAISERHGWGLRTHVSRTVTDPWTVHAPSVPSPSISGAPN; encoded by the coding sequence GTGCCCCGTCTCTCTGAAGTCATCGCCGCGCTGGACGCTCTCTGGCCCCCCTCGCGGGCCGAGCAGTGGGACGCGGTCGGAACCGTATGCGGCGACCCCGAAGCCGAGGTCGGCCGGGTCCTCTTCGCGGTGGACCCCGTCCAGGAGATCGCCGACGAAGCCGTGGAACTGGGTGCCGACCTGATCGTCACCCACCACCCCCTCTACCTGAGGGGCACCACCACGGTCGAGGCCGGCACGTTCAAGGGCCGCGTCGTGCACACCCTGATCAAGAACGACATCGCGCTGCACGTCGCCCACACCAACGCCGACACGGCCGACCCCGGCGTCTCCGACGCCCTCGCCGGCGCCCTGGACCTGCGGATCACCGGCCCGCTGGTGCCGGACCCGAGCGACCCCGAAGGCCGCCGCGGCCTCGGCCGGATCTGCGAGCTGGACAGCTCCGAGCCGCTGCGGGAGTTCGCCGCCCGCTGCGCGGCCTGGCTGCCGCCGACCGCCCAGGGCATCCGCGTCGCGGGCGACCCCGACGCGATGATCCGGCGGGTGGCCGTCAGCGGCGGCTCCGGCGACAGCCTCCTCGCGGAGGTCCGCGCCGCCGGCGTGGACGCGTTCGTCACCGCCGACCTGCGCCACCACCCGGTCTCCGAGGCCCGCGAGCAGAGCCCGCTGGCCCTCGTCGACGCCGCCCACTGGGCCACCGAATGGCCCTGGTGCGAACAGGCCGCAGCGCAGCTCGACGCGATCTCCGAGCGGCACGGCTGGGGTCTGCGCACCCACGTCTCGCGCACCGTCACCGACCCGTGGACGGTGCACGCGCCGTCCGTACCCTCCCCTTCTATCTCTGGAGCCCCCAACTGA
- a CDS encoding Zn-dependent alcohol dehydrogenase has product MRAALQSEIGQDKLEVVDDMEAVGFGPGKVKIRIKATGLCHSDLSAMSGVLPQPAPFVPGHEGSGVITDVGDGVTGHAVGDRVLVCWLPPCGHCPSCVRGQGHLCLEAFGNVATPNFRRGDGGVFGFAGTGTFAEEMVVPAACAVPIPDDLPFDIAALIGCGVTTGLGAAVNTAKVEAGSSVAVIGCGGVGISVVQGAKVQGAAQIVAVDPVASRREAALRFGATEAVSPEEFADARNRITAGEGFDYVFEVVGRSATVQKAYEMTRRGGSVVVVGAGALDDNFQINMFSLFFDEKRILPSMYGGGDVLRSYERTIALWRAGRIDLANLITHRVSLAEVNDALDQMRTGVALRTCIEL; this is encoded by the coding sequence GTGCGCGCAGCACTGCAGAGCGAGATCGGCCAGGACAAGCTGGAAGTCGTCGACGACATGGAGGCCGTGGGCTTCGGTCCCGGCAAGGTGAAAATCCGGATCAAGGCCACCGGCCTGTGCCACTCGGACCTGTCCGCGATGAGCGGCGTGCTGCCGCAGCCCGCCCCCTTCGTACCGGGCCACGAGGGCTCCGGAGTGATCACCGACGTCGGCGACGGCGTCACCGGCCACGCCGTCGGCGACCGCGTCCTGGTCTGCTGGCTGCCGCCGTGCGGCCACTGCCCGTCCTGCGTACGCGGACAGGGCCATCTGTGCCTGGAGGCCTTCGGGAACGTCGCCACCCCCAACTTCAGGCGGGGCGACGGCGGCGTCTTCGGCTTCGCCGGCACCGGCACCTTCGCCGAGGAGATGGTGGTCCCCGCCGCCTGCGCCGTCCCGATCCCCGACGACCTCCCCTTCGACATCGCGGCGCTGATCGGCTGCGGCGTCACCACCGGCCTCGGCGCGGCCGTCAACACCGCCAAGGTGGAAGCCGGTTCCTCGGTGGCCGTCATCGGCTGCGGCGGCGTCGGCATATCCGTCGTCCAGGGCGCCAAGGTGCAGGGCGCGGCCCAGATCGTCGCCGTCGACCCCGTCGCGTCCCGCCGCGAGGCGGCCCTGCGGTTCGGGGCCACCGAGGCGGTCTCCCCGGAGGAGTTCGCCGACGCCAGGAACCGGATCACCGCCGGCGAGGGCTTCGACTACGTCTTCGAGGTCGTCGGCAGGTCCGCGACCGTGCAGAAGGCGTACGAGATGACGCGGCGCGGCGGCTCCGTCGTCGTGGTCGGGGCGGGCGCCCTCGACGACAACTTCCAGATCAACATGTTCTCGCTGTTCTTCGACGAGAAGAGGATCCTGCCCTCGATGTACGGAGGCGGGGACGTGCTCCGCTCCTACGAGCGCACCATCGCGCTGTGGCGGGCCGGCCGGATCGACCTGGCGAACCTGATCACACACCGGGTGAGCCTGGCCGAGGTCAACGACGCCCTCGACCAGATGCGCACGGGCGTCGCCCTGCGCACCTGCATCGAGCTCTGA
- a CDS encoding bifunctional RNase H/acid phosphatase: protein MQRLVRVVVEADGGSRGNPGPAGYGAVVLDPASGETLVERAEYIGVATNNVAEYKGLIAGLTAARDLAPDAEVLVRMDSKLVVEQMSGRWKIKHPDMKPLAAEAARILPRAQVTYEWIPRERNKHADRLANEAMDAGRRGGQWEPSASSAAFTTPSAAPAPSGPPGDAAAGAAAARAALAAARSGPDAAAARGIGGAEEARAGRAATGEAVSARTPATAPVSAEAGADTLFAEPASATGGAVPPAAPAPGRADRDRTATAPAGGQGWAPDMGAPATFVLLRHGETALTPQKRFSGSGGSDPELSPAGRRQAAAVAEALAARGTVQTVVSSPLLRCRETAQVVADRLGLDVTVEQGLREVDFGAWEGLTFAEVRERFPDDLQAWLDSPKAAPTGGGESFAAATRRISATRDRLLAEHAGRTVLLVTHVTPVKILVRLALGAPPESLFRMELSAASLSAVAYYADGNASVRLLNDTSHLR, encoded by the coding sequence ATGCAGCGACTCGTCCGGGTCGTCGTGGAGGCGGACGGCGGATCCCGGGGCAACCCGGGGCCCGCCGGCTACGGCGCGGTCGTCCTCGACCCGGCCTCGGGCGAGACGCTGGTCGAACGCGCCGAGTACATCGGCGTCGCGACGAACAACGTGGCGGAATACAAGGGCCTGATCGCGGGGCTCACGGCGGCCCGTGACCTCGCGCCGGACGCGGAGGTCCTGGTCCGGATGGACTCCAAGCTCGTCGTCGAGCAGATGTCGGGCCGCTGGAAGATCAAGCACCCGGACATGAAGCCGCTCGCGGCCGAGGCCGCGCGGATCCTGCCGCGCGCGCAGGTGACGTACGAGTGGATCCCGCGCGAGCGCAACAAGCACGCGGACCGGCTCGCCAACGAGGCGATGGACGCGGGCAGGCGCGGCGGGCAGTGGGAGCCGTCGGCCTCCTCGGCCGCCTTCACGACCCCGTCGGCCGCGCCGGCCCCGTCGGGTCCGCCCGGTGACGCCGCCGCGGGTGCGGCGGCGGCGCGGGCGGCCCTGGCCGCCGCCCGGTCCGGCCCCGACGCCGCGGCCGCCCGCGGCATCGGCGGCGCCGAAGAGGCCCGGGCCGGCCGCGCGGCGACGGGCGAGGCCGTGTCCGCCCGTACGCCGGCCACCGCGCCGGTGTCCGCGGAGGCAGGGGCCGACACGCTCTTCGCGGAGCCCGCCTCCGCTACGGGCGGAGCCGTCCCGCCGGCGGCGCCGGCGCCCGGCCGGGCAGATCGGGACCGGACGGCCACCGCCCCCGCGGGCGGGCAGGGCTGGGCCCCCGACATGGGCGCCCCGGCCACCTTCGTGCTGCTGCGCCACGGCGAGACCGCGCTCACCCCGCAGAAGCGGTTCTCCGGCAGCGGCGGAAGCGACCCCGAGCTGTCCCCGGCGGGCCGCCGCCAGGCGGCGGCGGTCGCCGAGGCCCTTGCGGCCCGCGGCACCGTCCAGACGGTCGTCAGTTCCCCGCTGCTGCGCTGCCGCGAGACCGCGCAGGTCGTCGCCGACCGCCTCGGCCTCGACGTGACCGTCGAACAGGGCCTGCGCGAGGTGGACTTCGGCGCCTGGGAGGGTCTGACCTTCGCCGAGGTGCGGGAGCGCTTCCCGGACGACCTGCAGGCCTGGCTGGACTCCCCGAAGGCCGCCCCCACCGGCGGCGGCGAGAGCTTCGCTGCCGCCACCCGCCGGATCTCGGCCACCCGCGACCGGCTGCTGGCCGAGCACGCGGGCCGCACGGTCCTGCTGGTCACTCACGTGACCCCGGTCAAGATCCTGGTCCGCCTCGCCCTCGGGGCCCCGCCGGAGTCCCTGTTCCGCATGGAACTCTCGGCGGCGTCCCTGTCGGCCGTGGCCTACTACGCGGACGGCAACGCCTCGGTCCGCCTGCTGAACGACACCTCCCACCTGCGGTAG
- a CDS encoding MBL fold metallo-hydrolase, translating into MSQLHAGQFPVRTFGGPTALFEYGGLRFLTDPTFDGPGDYPSQGPTLTKTAPAAAAPADLGLVDVVLLSHDEHADNLDVAGRALLAEVPLTLTTPGGGDRLGGKARGLADWETVEIERPGGGTVTVTGVPAVHGPGRREEVEPYTGQVVGFVLTGEGLPTVYVSGDNASLDAVGAIAERFAPVDTAVLFAGAPRFPMLFGGEPLVLDSVQAAEAARILGARRVVPVHHDGWAHFTEGREELEAAFTAAGLADRLDPDWARRA; encoded by the coding sequence ATGTCCCAGCTCCACGCCGGCCAGTTCCCGGTCCGCACGTTCGGCGGTCCGACCGCCCTGTTCGAGTACGGCGGCCTGCGTTTCCTGACCGACCCGACCTTCGACGGCCCCGGTGACTACCCCTCGCAGGGTCCGACGCTGACCAAGACCGCCCCCGCCGCGGCCGCCCCCGCCGACCTGGGCCTCGTCGACGTGGTCCTGCTCTCCCACGACGAGCACGCCGACAACCTCGACGTCGCCGGCCGCGCCCTGCTCGCGGAGGTGCCGCTCACCCTGACCACCCCCGGCGGCGGAGACCGCCTCGGCGGGAAGGCCAGGGGCCTGGCCGACTGGGAGACGGTCGAGATCGAGCGCCCGGGCGGCGGCACCGTCACCGTCACCGGCGTCCCCGCCGTCCACGGCCCGGGCCGGCGCGAGGAGGTCGAGCCCTACACCGGCCAGGTCGTCGGCTTCGTCCTGACCGGCGAGGGCCTGCCGACGGTCTACGTCAGCGGCGACAACGCCTCCCTCGACGCCGTCGGAGCGATCGCCGAGCGCTTCGCCCCCGTGGACACCGCCGTCCTGTTCGCCGGCGCGCCGCGGTTCCCCATGCTCTTCGGCGGCGAACCGCTCGTCCTGGACAGCGTGCAGGCCGCCGAGGCAGCCCGGATCCTCGGCGCACGCCGTGTCGTCCCGGTCCACCACGACGGCTGGGCCCATTTCACCGAGGGCCGCGAGGAGTTGGAGGCCGCCTTCACCGCCGCGGGCCTGGCCGACCGCCTGGACCCGGACTGGGCGCGGCGCGCCTGA
- a CDS encoding MaoC/PaaZ C-terminal domain-containing protein yields MPIDAARALAADPRQGDIGWDHKDIQLYHLGLGAGLPATDPDELRYTLESKLHVLPSFATVAGAGMAMLGGLGQPGIDVNLAHVLHGGHSIELHRPIPVKGRATSSSKVAAVYDKGKAAVIVLRSEVADADGPLWTSDAQIFVRGEGGFGGERGPSAREELPGRAPDRVEERHIREDQALLYRLSGDWNPLHADPEFAKLAGFDQPILHGLCSYGMTLKAVVDTALAGDVSRVRAYRTRFAGIVFPGETLRIRMWQETGRVLVSVTAVERGDAPVLADTVVEHA; encoded by the coding sequence ATGCCGATCGATGCCGCCAGGGCCCTCGCCGCAGACCCCCGCCAGGGGGACATCGGCTGGGACCACAAGGACATCCAGCTCTACCACCTCGGCCTCGGCGCGGGCCTGCCGGCGACGGACCCGGACGAGCTGCGCTACACCCTCGAATCCAAGCTCCACGTCCTGCCCAGCTTCGCGACCGTCGCCGGAGCGGGCATGGCCATGCTCGGCGGCCTCGGCCAGCCCGGCATCGACGTCAACCTCGCCCACGTCCTGCACGGCGGCCACTCCATCGAGCTGCACCGGCCCATCCCCGTCAAGGGGCGCGCCACCTCCAGCTCCAAGGTCGCCGCCGTCTACGACAAGGGCAAGGCGGCCGTCATCGTGCTGCGCTCCGAGGTCGCCGACGCCGACGGGCCGCTGTGGACCAGCGACGCGCAGATCTTCGTACGGGGAGAAGGCGGCTTCGGCGGCGAGCGCGGACCCTCCGCCCGGGAGGAGCTGCCCGGGCGCGCACCCGACCGGGTCGAGGAGCGGCACATCCGCGAGGACCAGGCACTCCTCTACCGCCTGTCCGGCGACTGGAACCCGCTCCACGCCGACCCGGAGTTCGCCAAGCTGGCCGGCTTCGACCAGCCGATCCTGCACGGCCTGTGCTCGTACGGGATGACCCTCAAGGCCGTCGTCGACACGGCCCTCGCCGGGGACGTCTCCCGGGTCCGCGCCTACCGCACGCGCTTCGCAGGGATCGTCTTCCCGGGCGAGACGCTGCGCATCCGGATGTGGCAGGAGACCGGCCGCGTCCTGGTGTCGGTGACCGCCGTCGAACGCGGCGACGCGCCGGTCCTCGCCGACACCGTCGTCGAACACGCATGA
- a CDS encoding RNA polymerase sigma factor produces the protein MADRTDWPDEALIVAAQAGDLDSLTALVAGSHPNVRRFAHSLCASREDAEDAAQEALIILYRRIGMLRASGALASWMFRIVRNECLRRARLMPRERPPLPDTAVMSAEDEVLRRLEAGRVAEAIADLPADQRRVLIMRDVQGHSGRAAAEALGLSTAAMKSRLHRARAALQLTLGDTRAHH, from the coding sequence GTGGCTGACCGTACGGACTGGCCGGACGAGGCGCTGATCGTCGCGGCGCAGGCCGGTGACCTCGATTCCCTCACCGCGCTGGTCGCCGGGTCGCATCCGAACGTACGGCGCTTCGCGCACTCCCTGTGCGCGTCGCGCGAGGACGCCGAGGACGCGGCGCAGGAGGCGCTGATCATCCTGTACCGCAGGATCGGCATGCTCAGGGCGTCCGGGGCGCTGGCGTCGTGGATGTTCCGCATCGTCCGCAACGAGTGCCTGCGCCGGGCCCGGCTGATGCCGAGGGAGCGGCCGCCGCTGCCGGACACGGCCGTCATGTCGGCGGAGGACGAGGTACTGCGGCGCCTGGAGGCGGGCCGGGTGGCGGAGGCCATCGCCGACCTGCCGGCGGACCAGCGGCGCGTACTGATCATGCGGGACGTGCAGGGCCACAGCGGCCGGGCCGCCGCCGAGGCCCTGGGCCTGAGCACCGCCGCGATGAAGTCGCGCCTCCACCGGGCCCGCGCGGCCCTCCAGCTCACCCTGGGAGACACCCGTGCCCACCACTGA
- a CDS encoding lipid-transfer protein: MKSYIVGVGMTKFEKPESRDWQYWDMAKEAGSAALADAGVDYGLVQQVPVGYCFQASTAGQRAAYELGLSGVPVYNVNNNCATGSTALMMARQFVEGGLSDCVLALGFEKMKRGALGGGADGGDFSTSPVARHYGIMAAGHGFEMSPPTAQIFGNAAREHMERYGTTPAQLAAVGAKNHRHSADNPNAQFQDVYSVEEVLAAKEIHAPLTKLQCSPTSDGAAAALVVSERFLVAHGLHDKAVEIVAQAMTTDTEESFASGSCVDVVGKPMTAAAARQVYEASGLGIEDVDVVELHDCFSINELLTYEALGMCEDGAAGKLVESGATTYGGRWVVNPSGGLISKGHPLGATGLAQAAELVWQLRGAAGPRQVPGARVGLAHNIGLGGAAVVTLLRR; the protein is encoded by the coding sequence ATGAAGTCGTACATCGTGGGCGTCGGCATGACGAAGTTCGAGAAGCCCGAGTCGCGGGACTGGCAGTACTGGGACATGGCGAAGGAGGCCGGGTCGGCGGCGCTCGCGGACGCGGGCGTGGACTACGGCCTGGTGCAGCAGGTGCCGGTGGGCTACTGCTTCCAGGCCTCCACCGCCGGTCAGCGCGCGGCGTACGAGCTGGGGCTGAGCGGAGTGCCGGTCTACAACGTCAACAACAACTGCGCGACCGGGTCGACGGCGCTGATGATGGCGCGGCAGTTCGTGGAGGGCGGGCTGAGCGACTGCGTGCTGGCGCTGGGCTTCGAGAAGATGAAGCGCGGCGCGCTCGGGGGCGGTGCCGACGGCGGTGACTTCTCCACGTCCCCGGTGGCCCGGCACTACGGGATCATGGCGGCGGGCCACGGCTTCGAGATGTCCCCGCCCACGGCGCAGATCTTCGGCAACGCGGCGCGCGAGCACATGGAGCGCTACGGGACCACCCCCGCGCAGCTGGCGGCGGTCGGCGCGAAGAACCACCGGCACTCGGCGGACAACCCGAACGCGCAGTTCCAGGACGTGTACTCGGTCGAGGAGGTCCTGGCGGCGAAGGAGATCCACGCGCCACTGACGAAGCTCCAGTGCTCGCCGACCTCCGACGGCGCGGCGGCGGCGCTGGTGGTGTCCGAGCGGTTCCTCGTGGCGCACGGGCTGCACGACAAGGCGGTGGAGATCGTCGCGCAGGCGATGACGACGGACACGGAGGAGTCCTTCGCGTCGGGCTCCTGCGTCGATGTCGTCGGCAAGCCGATGACGGCGGCCGCGGCGCGGCAGGTCTACGAGGCGTCCGGGCTCGGCATCGAGGACGTGGACGTGGTGGAGCTGCACGACTGCTTCTCGATCAACGAGCTGCTGACGTACGAGGCGCTGGGCATGTGCGAGGACGGGGCCGCGGGCAAGCTGGTGGAGAGCGGGGCCACGACGTACGGCGGGCGGTGGGTCGTCAACCCCTCTGGGGGGCTGATCTCCAAGGGGCATCCGCTGGGCGCGACGGGGCTGGCGCAGGCGGCGGAACTGGTCTGGCAGCTCCGGGGCGCGGCGGGTCCGCGGCAGGTGCCGGGAGCCCGCGTCGGCCTGGCCCACAACATCGGCCTGGGCGGCGCGGCGGTGGTGACCCTGCTGCGCCGCTGA
- a CDS encoding zinc ribbon domain-containing protein, translating to MNAEPADQIRLLDVQALDVRLSQLAHKRKSLPEHAELDTLTKDLAQQRDLLVAAQTQASDTAREQTKAEQDVDQVRQRAVRDQQRLDSGVGISARDLANLQSEVVSLAKRQGDLEDVVLEVMERLEAAQERVSELTERVSALEAKVADATARRDAATAEIDAEVATVTKDREVIVASMPADLMALYEKIRVKQGGVGAARLYQRRCEGCRLELDMAEVNEIKAAARDQVVRHENCGRILVRTADSGI from the coding sequence CTGAACGCCGAGCCCGCCGACCAGATCCGACTTCTCGACGTCCAGGCGCTGGACGTCCGGCTGTCTCAGCTCGCCCACAAGCGCAAGTCGCTGCCCGAGCACGCCGAGCTCGACACGCTGACCAAGGACCTGGCGCAGCAGCGTGACCTGCTGGTCGCCGCCCAGACCCAGGCGAGCGACACGGCGCGAGAGCAGACCAAGGCGGAGCAGGACGTCGACCAGGTGCGCCAGCGCGCGGTCCGCGACCAGCAGCGGCTCGACTCCGGCGTGGGCATCTCGGCCCGGGACCTGGCGAACCTGCAGAGCGAGGTCGTCTCCCTCGCCAAGCGCCAGGGCGACCTGGAGGACGTGGTCCTGGAGGTCATGGAGCGCCTGGAGGCCGCGCAGGAGCGCGTCTCCGAGCTGACCGAGCGCGTCTCCGCCCTGGAGGCCAAGGTCGCGGACGCCACCGCCCGCCGTGACGCGGCCACCGCCGAGATCGACGCCGAGGTCGCGACGGTCACCAAGGACCGCGAGGTGATCGTCGCCTCCATGCCGGCCGACCTGATGGCCCTGTACGAGAAGATCCGCGTCAAGCAGGGCGGCGTCGGCGCGGCGCGCCTCTACCAGCGCCGCTGCGAGGGCTGCCGACTGGAGCTCGACATGGCCGAGGTCAACGAGATCAAGGCCGCGGCCCGCGACCAGGTCGTCCGCCACGAGAACTGCGGCCGCATCCTCGTCCGTACGGCCGACTCGGGCATCTGA